In one window of Candidatus Nanopelagicales bacterium DNA:
- a CDS encoding helix-turn-helix domain-containing protein codes for MTTRFKDSNEPDQTDIRAAHEALPHIKAFLARNPTGDAVKLIVAESGGKEELVVPRAAVEMLARILALMGAGKGVSIVPSHAELTTQQAADVLNVSRPFLIGLLTADEIEYRMVGTHRRVKMSSLMDYLRSDSEKRRNAADELTSLAQELGLD; via the coding sequence ATGACGACGCGGTTCAAGGACTCCAACGAGCCCGACCAGACCGACATCAGGGCTGCCCACGAAGCGCTTCCGCACATCAAGGCCTTTCTCGCGCGGAATCCGACCGGGGATGCGGTCAAGTTGATCGTCGCGGAGAGCGGCGGCAAGGAGGAACTGGTTGTGCCCCGCGCCGCGGTCGAGATGCTGGCGCGGATCCTGGCGTTGATGGGTGCGGGCAAGGGAGTGTCCATCGTCCCCTCGCACGCGGAGCTTACGACGCAACAGGCCGCTGATGTGCTGAACGTCTCCAGACCCTTCCTCATCGGTCTTCTGACTGCCGACGAGATTGAGTACCGAATGGTCGGAACTCATCGCCGGGTGAAGATGTCTTCCCTGATGGACTACCTGCGATCCGACAGCGAGAAGCGCCGCAACGCGGCCGATGAGCTGACTTCGCTCGCGCAAGAACTCGGCCTGGATTGA